One window of the Runella slithyformis DSM 19594 genome contains the following:
- a CDS encoding redoxin domain-containing protein, translating to MKTTFIFFVSVLWMTLNAYAIDPKTLEIGAQAPDFKLPGTDGKTYSLASFSKAKVLVVVFTCNHCPTAQAYEDRIIRLTNDYKAKGVQVVAISTNDPSAVRLDELGYTDLSDTFEEMKIRYKDKNYNFPYLYDGATQITSLAYGAVATPHVFIFDQSRKLQYTGRFDDVEKPTETPKVNNARDAVEALLAGKPVAIPKTKSFGCSVKWKEKSDWIERGKAEWAKEEVKLESINPEGLRKLLKNDTEKLRVINVWATWCGPCVVEFPEFVTMNRMYRGRDFEFVSITTDKPAQREKALKFLKAKQASNTNYILDGMDVYQFIELVDPKWQGALPYTLIIEPGGKVIYTKQGAINALEVRKKIVESPTIGRYY from the coding sequence ATGAAAACGACGTTCATCTTTTTTGTATCGGTCTTGTGGATGACGCTGAACGCGTACGCCATTGACCCCAAAACGCTCGAAATCGGCGCGCAGGCTCCCGATTTTAAACTTCCCGGTACCGACGGAAAAACGTACAGCTTGGCAAGTTTCAGTAAGGCAAAAGTATTGGTGGTCGTTTTTACGTGCAACCATTGCCCCACCGCTCAGGCCTATGAAGATCGGATCATCCGCCTTACCAACGACTACAAAGCTAAAGGAGTGCAGGTAGTGGCGATCTCCACCAACGACCCATCAGCGGTACGGTTGGATGAACTGGGATACACTGACCTGAGCGATACGTTTGAGGAAATGAAGATTCGCTACAAAGACAAGAACTACAACTTTCCGTACCTCTACGACGGTGCTACACAAATCACCTCGCTGGCGTACGGTGCCGTAGCTACACCCCACGTATTCATTTTTGACCAAAGTCGTAAGCTGCAATACACCGGCCGCTTTGACGATGTGGAAAAACCGACCGAAACCCCAAAAGTCAACAATGCCCGCGATGCGGTAGAAGCATTGCTGGCCGGCAAACCGGTAGCGATTCCCAAAACGAAATCCTTTGGCTGCTCGGTCAAATGGAAAGAAAAATCGGATTGGATCGAGCGGGGCAAAGCCGAATGGGCCAAAGAAGAAGTAAAATTAGAATCCATCAATCCGGAAGGGTTGCGCAAGCTGTTGAAGAATGATACCGAAAAGCTGCGCGTCATCAACGTTTGGGCTACCTGGTGTGGCCCGTGTGTGGTAGAATTTCCCGAATTTGTGACCATGAACCGCATGTACCGAGGACGAGATTTTGAATTTGTCAGCATCACTACCGACAAACCCGCCCAACGCGAAAAAGCCCTGAAATTTCTCAAAGCCAAACAGGCCTCCAATACCAATTACATTTTGGACGGCATGGATGTGTACCAATTCATTGAACTCGTAGACCCCAAATGGCAGGGAGCCTTGCCCTATACGCTTATCATAGAGCCGGGCGGTAAAGTCATTTATACCAAACAGGGTGCCATCAACGCGCTCGAAGTCCGTAAAAAGATTGTCGAAAGCCCAACGATAGGCAGGTACTATTAG
- the nfi gene encoding deoxyribonuclease V (cleaves DNA at apurinic or apyrimidinic sites), translating to MNIHYHDLTLSEAKAMQENLRENIQSEPLNKPIHTIAGADISLDLYSETIYAGIVILRYADLQPLAYSLVKSTNTFPYVPGFLAFREVPALVQALAQIPIAPDVIMVDGHGIAHPRRMGIATHFGTLTNTATLGCAKKILFGKWPEPEAIKGSYTLIKDKEEIIGYAMRSKNNVKPIFISPGNQMCLQDSLNITVHCLRNHRLPEPTRKAHEFVNRFRTGELEEGYHELPNWELF from the coding sequence ATGAACATCCACTATCATGATTTGACCCTTTCTGAAGCCAAGGCGATGCAGGAAAACTTGCGGGAGAACATTCAATCAGAACCGCTCAATAAACCGATACACACCATCGCGGGGGCCGATATCTCCTTAGATCTATACAGTGAAACCATTTATGCGGGCATCGTTATTCTGCGGTATGCTGACCTACAGCCCCTGGCCTATTCATTGGTCAAAAGCACCAATACATTTCCGTATGTGCCCGGGTTTCTGGCGTTTAGGGAGGTTCCTGCCCTTGTGCAGGCATTGGCCCAAATTCCCATCGCTCCCGACGTTATTATGGTAGACGGGCACGGCATCGCTCACCCAAGACGCATGGGAATAGCCACTCATTTCGGTACGCTTACCAACACTGCCACACTGGGTTGCGCCAAGAAGATCCTCTTTGGAAAATGGCCCGAGCCGGAAGCCATCAAAGGCTCTTACACACTCATCAAAGACAAAGAAGAGATCATCGGCTATGCGATGAGGAGCAAAAACAACGTCAAACCCATTTTTATATCTCCCGGAAATCAAATGTGTCTGCAAGACAGTCTTAATATCACCGTACACTGCCTGCGCAATCATCGCTTGCCGGAGCCTACCCGCAAAGCCCACGAATTTGTCAATCGCTTTCGTACGGGCGAACTGGAAGAAGGCTATCATGAACTGCCAAATTGGGAATTGTTTTGA
- a CDS encoding response regulator — protein sequence MSLIGPIISVEDDTDDQYLISQIIQSFELPNKLIFFPNGKMALHYLETTKEKPFLILCDINMPVMNGLELREHINKNEFLRRKSIPFIFLSTAANAQLIHIAYDAAVQGFYKKATSYSKFQQQLKLIIDYWQDCLHPNSQL from the coding sequence ATGTCATTGATAGGGCCTATCATTTCCGTTGAAGATGATACTGATGATCAGTATCTTATCAGCCAAATCATTCAGAGTTTTGAATTGCCGAATAAGCTTATTTTTTTTCCGAACGGAAAGATGGCGCTGCACTATTTGGAAACGACCAAAGAGAAACCTTTTCTGATTTTGTGCGATATCAATATGCCGGTCATGAATGGACTGGAATTGCGTGAGCATATCAACAAAAATGAATTTTTGCGCCGAAAATCAATTCCTTTTATTTTTTTGTCGACAGCAGCCAATGCACAGCTTATTCACATTGCGTATGATGCGGCGGTTCAGGGCTTTTATAAAAAAGCTACAAGCTATTCCAAATTTCAACAACAGCTGAAACTCATCATTGACTATTGGCAAGACTGCCTGCATCCTAATAGTCAGCTGTAA
- the hflX gene encoding GTPase HflX produces the protein MNSTAKKQETAVLVAITTQRQTAEQTQEYLHELAFLASTLGVETVRTFTQKLEYSDNRTFVGKGRLEDIKTFVSANPVDMIIFDDELIPSQVRNLEAEFKDIKVLDRSLLILDIFAMRAQTAQAKTQVELAQYQYMYPRLTRMWSHLSRQKGGVGMRGPGEKELETDRRIVQDRIAFLKEKLEKIDKQSVTRRKERNRLVRVALVGYTNVGKSTLMRRLAKTDVFAENKLFATVDSTVRKVVLDNIPFLLTDTVGFIRKLPTKLIESFKSTLDEVREADVLLHVVDISHPSFEEQIEVVNQTLAEIGAGDKATIMVFNKIDAYHPKKEAFDEVIETEEGEVVVEQTKERVLEKLKKSYYNGSAEHVVFISAQNNENLAELRDKVFELIKRKHYVIYPNWVNMPLTDVDFAE, from the coding sequence ATGAATTCAACCGCCAAAAAACAGGAAACCGCCGTACTGGTCGCGATCACTACCCAACGTCAAACTGCCGAACAAACGCAGGAATACCTGCACGAGTTGGCCTTTTTGGCTTCTACATTGGGCGTAGAGACGGTCAGGACCTTTACGCAAAAACTCGAATATTCAGATAATCGCACCTTTGTGGGTAAAGGCCGCCTCGAAGACATCAAAACCTTCGTGAGTGCCAATCCCGTAGACATGATTATCTTTGACGATGAGCTTATTCCCTCGCAGGTACGTAACCTCGAAGCCGAATTTAAAGATATAAAGGTGCTTGACCGCAGCTTATTGATCCTTGATATTTTTGCCATGCGGGCCCAAACCGCGCAGGCAAAGACCCAAGTGGAGTTGGCTCAATATCAATACATGTATCCGCGCCTGACCCGGATGTGGTCGCACTTGAGCCGCCAGAAAGGCGGGGTCGGGATGCGCGGTCCGGGGGAAAAAGAGCTCGAAACCGACCGTCGGATCGTGCAGGATCGGATCGCATTTTTGAAGGAAAAACTCGAAAAAATTGATAAACAAAGCGTCACCCGCCGTAAGGAACGTAACCGTTTGGTGCGTGTCGCGTTAGTGGGCTACACCAACGTAGGCAAATCGACACTCATGCGCCGCCTAGCCAAAACGGATGTGTTTGCCGAAAATAAACTGTTCGCCACCGTCGACTCCACGGTGCGCAAAGTAGTACTTGACAACATTCCTTTTCTATTGACTGACACCGTCGGGTTTATCCGAAAACTGCCTACCAAACTCATCGAATCTTTCAAGTCGACCCTCGACGAGGTGCGCGAAGCCGATGTGCTGCTGCACGTGGTCGATATATCGCATCCGTCGTTTGAAGAGCAGATCGAAGTGGTCAATCAGACACTGGCCGAAATTGGCGCGGGCGACAAAGCCACCATCATGGTATTCAATAAAATAGACGCCTACCATCCTAAAAAAGAAGCGTTTGACGAAGTGATTGAGACGGAAGAAGGCGAAGTAGTGGTGGAACAAACCAAAGAAAGGGTACTGGAAAAGCTCAAAAAGAGCTACTACAACGGTTCCGCAGAGCATGTCGTATTCATCTCCGCCCAAAACAATGAGAATTTAGCTGAGCTGCGCGACAAAGTATTTGAGCTGATTAAACGCAAACACTACGTTATTTATCCAAATTGGGTTAATATGCCTCTCACAGACGTTGATTTTGCCGAATAG
- a CDS encoding alpha/beta hydrolase yields MSAIIKVIQWALIVYVVAALLIWWLHPLVLFRPTALADDYSYTFKIPFRELTFETDPGRAKLNALWFSAHDSVNLQSPSSIPGKAVLFFHGNRDNLVRWGREYTERFTSRGYQVLMYDYRGYGKSTGDRSEDALHRDAQYLYDFLKKNMPEDSIIVYGYSIGTGMASRIAANNHPQRLILEAPYASIPTLGRTQLAIFPYEWLTRYKFRTDSCFAHIHCPIHLFHGTDDITVPYENSRILLTSFTPAKVRLTTLPKGHHLHLDSFPLYQATLDSLLRNGNQ; encoded by the coding sequence ATGTCAGCAATCATCAAAGTTATCCAATGGGCACTTATCGTTTATGTCGTTGCCGCTTTACTGATTTGGTGGCTGCATCCGTTGGTTTTATTCCGGCCCACGGCTCTGGCTGATGACTATTCCTATACATTCAAAATTCCTTTTCGGGAGTTAACCTTTGAAACCGACCCGGGCCGGGCCAAACTCAATGCCTTGTGGTTTAGCGCCCACGATTCGGTCAACCTACAAAGCCCTTCCTCCATTCCCGGCAAAGCCGTTCTGTTTTTTCACGGAAACCGCGACAATCTGGTACGCTGGGGCCGTGAGTATACCGAACGGTTTACGAGCCGCGGCTATCAGGTGCTGATGTACGATTATCGCGGCTACGGCAAAAGTACGGGCGACCGCTCCGAAGACGCCCTCCACCGCGACGCCCAATACCTCTACGATTTTCTTAAAAAAAACATGCCGGAAGATTCGATCATTGTGTACGGCTACTCCATCGGCACCGGTATGGCGTCACGAATTGCGGCCAACAATCACCCCCAAAGGCTGATTCTGGAAGCACCCTATGCAAGTATCCCAACCTTAGGACGTACGCAATTGGCGATTTTTCCGTATGAATGGCTCACGCGGTACAAATTCCGCACCGACAGTTGTTTTGCGCATATTCATTGCCCCATCCATCTTTTTCACGGCACCGACGACATCACGGTACCCTACGAAAACAGCCGTATACTGTTAACTTCTTTCACCCCCGCGAAGGTCCGCCTGACTACGCTTCCGAAAGGCCATCATCTGCATTTAGACAGCTTTCCGCTTTATCAGGCCACCCTGGACAGTCTGTTAAGAAATGGCAATCAATGA
- a CDS encoding M20 family metallo-hydrolase has translation MSETGTISSPATLAQEAIQLLKQLIATKSFSKEEEGTAALIEAFLNRKGIPFQRKKNNIWAYNQHFDPSKPTVLLNSHHDTVKPNPSWTLNPYDPLVQDGKLYGLGSNDAGGSLCSLIVTFCYFYDNPHLTHNVVLAATAEEEISGREGLEMIVDDLPPIEFAIVGEPTEMHLAVAEKGLLVLDCIAHGKSGHAAREEGENAIYKAIEDIQWIRNYQFPKVSPTLGPIKMSVTIINAGSQHNVVPDACKFTIDVRVTDQYTLEEVITIIQQNIQSEIAARSVRLRPSSIPVEHPIVKAGVKLGRTTYGSPTTSDQALIDCPSLKMGPGHSGRSHTADEFIYLHEIEAGIAQYIQMLEEVIL, from the coding sequence ATGTCTGAAACCGGCACAATTTCATCGCCTGCCACCTTGGCACAAGAGGCGATCCAATTACTGAAACAACTGATCGCTACGAAGTCATTCAGTAAAGAAGAAGAAGGAACGGCAGCGCTGATCGAGGCTTTTCTGAACCGCAAAGGCATTCCTTTTCAACGTAAGAAAAACAATATCTGGGCTTATAATCAGCACTTTGACCCAAGTAAGCCCACTGTACTGCTCAACTCCCACCACGATACTGTCAAGCCCAATCCTTCCTGGACACTGAATCCGTACGACCCGCTTGTGCAGGACGGAAAACTGTATGGTCTGGGCAGCAACGACGCCGGCGGCTCTCTTTGCTCGCTTATCGTTACCTTCTGCTACTTTTACGATAACCCCCATCTGACCCATAATGTTGTGTTGGCCGCTACCGCCGAAGAAGAAATTTCGGGACGCGAAGGGCTGGAAATGATCGTAGATGACCTGCCGCCCATCGAATTTGCCATCGTGGGCGAACCCACCGAAATGCACCTGGCCGTAGCCGAAAAAGGGCTTTTGGTGCTTGATTGCATTGCTCACGGAAAATCAGGCCACGCTGCGCGTGAAGAAGGTGAAAATGCCATTTATAAAGCCATCGAAGATATTCAGTGGATTAGGAACTATCAGTTCCCCAAAGTTTCCCCTACGCTGGGACCCATCAAAATGTCGGTGACGATCATCAACGCCGGCAGTCAGCACAATGTGGTACCCGACGCCTGTAAGTTTACGATAGATGTACGCGTGACCGACCAATACACGCTCGAAGAAGTAATTACCATAATTCAGCAAAACATTCAGTCTGAAATAGCGGCACGTTCCGTTCGATTGCGTCCATCCAGCATTCCTGTGGAGCACCCTATTGTAAAAGCGGGAGTTAAATTAGGTCGTACCACCTACGGTTCGCCCACCACTTCCGATCAGGCGTTGATCGACTGCCCATCGCTCAAAATGGGCCCGGGGCATTCAGGGCGTTCGCATACTGCCGATGAATTCATTTATTTACACGAAATAGAAGCAGGGATTGCGCAGTACATACAGATGCTGGAAGAAGTGATTTTATAG
- the mazG gene encoding nucleoside triphosphate pyrophosphohydrolase: MTTRTLSDLPESRIQQLLAFDRLLNIMDDLREKCPWDKKQTMHSLRHLTIEETYELSDAIMENDLPEIKKELGDILLHIVFYAKIASETGAFEIADVLHGICEKLIVRHPHIYGDVKAETEEQVKQNWEQIKLKEGNKSVLGGVPASLPALVKAMRIQEKARGAGFDWEEKQQVWEKVEEELQEFKEHFNADDDSVIDREKAEGEFGDLLFSLVNYARFIDINPETALERTNKKFIKRFNYLETQSRADGKQLHQMTLAEMDEYWNRAKTL; the protein is encoded by the coding sequence ATGACAACTCGCACACTTTCCGACCTCCCCGAATCCCGCATTCAACAGCTCCTCGCTTTTGACCGATTGCTCAATATCATGGATGATTTGCGGGAAAAATGCCCGTGGGATAAAAAGCAGACCATGCACAGTTTGCGGCATTTGACCATCGAAGAAACCTACGAGCTGTCGGATGCCATCATGGAAAACGATCTGCCCGAGATCAAAAAAGAACTGGGTGATATACTGTTACACATTGTTTTTTATGCCAAAATCGCTTCCGAAACAGGCGCTTTTGAAATAGCAGATGTATTGCACGGCATTTGCGAAAAACTCATCGTACGCCATCCGCATATCTACGGGGATGTCAAAGCCGAAACCGAAGAGCAGGTAAAGCAAAATTGGGAACAGATCAAGCTCAAAGAAGGCAATAAGTCGGTGTTGGGCGGAGTTCCTGCCTCACTGCCGGCGCTGGTTAAAGCCATGCGTATTCAGGAAAAAGCGCGCGGAGCGGGCTTTGACTGGGAAGAAAAACAGCAGGTGTGGGAAAAAGTAGAAGAAGAACTACAGGAATTCAAAGAGCATTTCAACGCCGACGATGATTCCGTCATTGACCGGGAAAAAGCCGAAGGCGAGTTTGGCGATCTGTTGTTTTCACTGGTCAATTACGCCCGTTTTATTGACATCAATCCCGAAACCGCCCTCGAACGCACCAACAAAAAATTCATCAAACGCTTCAACTACCTCGAAACTCAATCCCGCGCCGACGGCAAACAGTTGCACCAAATGACGCTGGCTGAAATGGATGAATACTGGAACAGAGCCAAAACCTTATAA
- a CDS encoding DUF6992 family protein: MKKTFIGCLMLLASIQPLYAQSTPLLTDITERQAQLQRTGTWTLAGWSLANLAVSGIAIGNAKGSARYFHEMNLYWNAVNVGIAGAGLLSLRKKSPSPTLSSAVKEHYTLQKTLLFNSGLDVAYITSGFWLLDKSKSETTVTRQNRFRGFGQAVVVQGGFLLLFDVTNYLLHRSDNARLHQLMDKVTISGNGVSLRF; the protein is encoded by the coding sequence ATGAAAAAAACGTTCATCGGCTGTCTGATGCTTTTAGCAAGCATTCAACCCCTCTACGCTCAATCGACGCCACTCCTTACCGACATCACCGAGCGCCAAGCGCAACTGCAACGCACCGGCACGTGGACATTGGCAGGATGGTCATTAGCCAATCTGGCCGTGAGCGGTATCGCGATAGGCAATGCCAAAGGCAGCGCCCGGTATTTTCACGAAATGAACCTGTATTGGAACGCGGTCAATGTCGGAATTGCGGGTGCGGGCTTGTTGAGCCTACGTAAAAAAAGCCCTTCTCCTACCCTTTCTTCGGCCGTAAAAGAGCATTATACATTACAAAAAACATTACTTTTCAATTCGGGATTGGACGTGGCCTACATCACAAGCGGTTTTTGGTTATTGGACAAATCAAAATCCGAAACGACCGTAACCCGTCAAAATCGCTTTCGGGGGTTTGGACAGGCGGTGGTGGTACAGGGCGGTTTTTTATTGCTCTTTGACGTAACCAACTACCTCCTTCATCGTTCGGATAACGCCCGTCTGCATCAACTCATGGATAAAGTCACCATCAGCGGTAATGGGGTAAGCCTGAGATTTTAG
- a CDS encoding DUF481 domain-containing protein, with the protein MMVRFLFCLPFWLIAFLSPSFAQSVPDTLQVTTAENSSGEDEEDPAYPEVAESEQDSTQQFFVRFNTDGTASTGNVERVLLQLSSALDWKPSRQFKLSSSPSFIYGTQSNVLAEREFFADIRGSFWHQKQVYGLAFLAWDRSNLRHILNRWTQAAGIGVKIIQRKRAYFSVTNLLLHEVSDFAERADLNVWRNSTRLLGEFAPDKKGKFTITGIVFLQPAISMRNNFRWNGSLAFAYKMSSNLSLRTKFENAYESYVVPGRKTNDFRWTIGLSFQN; encoded by the coding sequence ATGATGGTACGCTTCCTTTTTTGTTTGCCTTTTTGGCTGATTGCCTTTTTGTCCCCTTCATTTGCCCAAAGTGTCCCTGATACCTTACAGGTAACCACGGCCGAGAACTCTTCCGGGGAAGACGAAGAAGATCCCGCCTATCCGGAAGTGGCGGAATCGGAGCAAGACAGTACACAACAGTTTTTTGTTCGTTTCAACACTGACGGCACTGCTTCTACGGGAAACGTTGAGCGCGTATTGCTGCAACTGTCTTCAGCGCTGGATTGGAAGCCGAGCCGGCAATTTAAGCTTTCGAGCAGTCCTTCTTTCATTTATGGAACCCAAAGTAACGTATTGGCTGAGCGCGAATTCTTCGCCGATATACGGGGCTCATTTTGGCACCAAAAACAGGTGTACGGACTGGCTTTTCTGGCCTGGGACCGGAGCAATTTGCGGCATATTCTCAATCGCTGGACGCAGGCAGCAGGAATAGGCGTAAAAATCATCCAACGAAAAAGGGCTTATTTTTCAGTGACCAACCTCCTGCTGCACGAAGTAAGTGATTTTGCCGAACGGGCCGATCTTAACGTATGGCGAAACTCAACACGGCTTTTGGGAGAGTTTGCACCCGACAAAAAAGGTAAATTTACCATCACAGGTATCGTCTTTTTACAGCCGGCTATCTCCATGCGCAACAACTTTCGCTGGAACGGTTCGCTGGCCTTTGCCTATAAAATGAGCAGCAACCTGAGTTTACGTACTAAATTTGAGAACGCCTACGAAAGCTACGTAGTGCCGGGCCGAAAAACCAACGATTTTCGCTGGACCATCGGCCTGTCTTTTCAAAATTAA
- a CDS encoding gamma-glutamylcyclotransferase family protein codes for MNTETSLENTYLFVYGTLMQGFTNPFAKKIRQNGTWQGKASFEGELYELGEYPGAVYRPQSLYKVYGEVWKIREFPKVIAALDRYEGIHVPNPEYVRTQLPVQFDTGAVHLCQTYLFCQSTELFTFIPHGDYRKWLADGKQHL; via the coding sequence ATGAACACCGAGACCTCCTTGGAAAATACGTACCTCTTCGTGTACGGAACCTTAATGCAGGGCTTTACGAATCCGTTTGCCAAAAAAATCCGGCAAAACGGCACGTGGCAGGGAAAGGCTTCCTTTGAGGGAGAACTGTACGAACTGGGCGAGTACCCGGGGGCGGTTTACCGACCGCAAAGCCTGTACAAAGTATATGGTGAAGTGTGGAAGATCAGGGAGTTTCCAAAAGTGATCGCCGCGCTGGACCGTTACGAGGGCATTCATGTTCCGAATCCCGAATATGTACGTACACAACTGCCCGTACAGTTTGACACCGGAGCCGTTCATCTATGTCAGACGTATCTCTTTTGTCAGTCGACTGAATTATTTACCTTTATTCCCCACGGCGATTACCGAAAATGGTTAGCCGACGGAAAACAACATTTATAA
- a CDS encoding DUF2853 family protein → MSAFADVIEKSLEQLSSVGVSADEALLTAVAKGLGPSIYNTDSSLVAASDSEELDRVKTNFLIGKLGLADGPELDAAIAETVATLKGVNRKLRVVFYYLLVKKFGKEAIYA, encoded by the coding sequence ATGAGTGCATTTGCAGACGTAATAGAAAAATCTCTGGAACAACTCAGCAGCGTAGGCGTAAGCGCCGACGAAGCGCTCTTGACCGCCGTAGCAAAAGGTCTGGGTCCTTCCATTTACAACACCGATTCGTCGTTGGTAGCGGCTTCTGATTCAGAGGAACTTGACCGCGTTAAAACCAACTTTTTGATTGGTAAATTAGGCTTAGCGGACGGTCCTGAACTGGACGCTGCCATTGCCGAAACCGTAGCAACGCTGAAAGGTGTAAATCGTAAATTACGCGTTGTGTTTTATTATCTGCTTGTCAAAAAATTCGGTAAAGAAGCGATATACGCCTAA
- the bshC gene encoding bacillithiol biosynthesis cysteine-adding enzyme BshC, with protein sequence MHCQPLPLETTGAFPPLFLDYISQKAHLQPFYGHFPTLSNFEKQIKDKSRFSPEHRTVLVKALERQYTHIAVKPELALLNDPNTFVVTTGHQLNIFTGPLYVIYKIITTINLARKLQAAYPDSKFVPVYWMATEDHDFEEISYFNLFGKKYTWQTQQRGAVGRMTPRELGEALKILPERVPVFEKAYLQCDTLSDAVRCYMNELFGAEGLVCIDGDDAELKRLFLPVIEAELLHREAHQISNATTQKLEAEGYHTQITPREINFFYLEDGLRERIVKDGEVYRVLNSDLTFSEEEIIDTARRHPERFSPNVVLRPLYQEVILPNLAYIGGPSEVPYWLQLKGIFDRFDVPFPMLLPRNFALYINSVSQKRAEKLGVTVEELFWDDVKLRKTFVEKTSTLSLELSQEKKAIEEVFVTILHKAISIDKTLEGAVNAEKTKVLNTLENVEKRLQKAEERNYETEVNQLLGLKAKLFPNGSLQERSDNFLNFYLNDHLFLGKLLDTFDPLDFSFNILTDEEGEEETVTVANSAGVSSQR encoded by the coding sequence ATGCATTGTCAACCCTTACCACTTGAAACAACGGGCGCGTTCCCCCCCCTTTTTTTAGACTACATCTCTCAAAAAGCTCATTTACAGCCTTTTTATGGGCATTTTCCTACTCTCAGCAATTTTGAAAAACAAATAAAGGACAAAAGCCGATTTTCGCCGGAGCATCGCACCGTACTTGTTAAAGCCCTTGAGCGTCAGTATACACATATCGCCGTAAAACCCGAACTAGCCCTTTTGAATGATCCCAATACGTTCGTCGTGACCACGGGGCATCAGTTAAATATTTTTACGGGACCGCTGTACGTCATTTATAAGATCATCACGACCATCAATTTGGCCCGAAAATTACAGGCCGCATATCCTGACTCCAAGTTTGTGCCCGTCTATTGGATGGCCACGGAAGACCATGATTTTGAGGAGATCAGTTACTTTAATCTATTTGGAAAAAAATATACCTGGCAAACGCAGCAGCGCGGTGCCGTAGGCCGCATGACCCCCCGCGAACTGGGCGAAGCACTCAAAATCCTGCCTGAGCGGGTACCGGTTTTTGAAAAAGCCTATTTGCAATGCGACACCCTGTCCGATGCCGTGCGGTGTTATATGAACGAATTGTTCGGGGCCGAAGGTTTGGTATGCATCGACGGAGATGATGCCGAACTGAAGCGGTTGTTTCTGCCCGTGATTGAGGCTGAGCTTCTCCACCGGGAAGCCCACCAAATCAGCAATGCCACCACGCAAAAACTGGAAGCCGAGGGCTACCATACGCAAATCACACCCCGTGAGATCAATTTCTTTTACCTGGAAGACGGCCTGCGCGAGCGCATCGTAAAAGATGGCGAAGTATATCGGGTGCTCAACAGCGATCTGACGTTTTCAGAGGAAGAAATCATTGACACCGCGCGCCGACACCCCGAGCGGTTCAGCCCCAATGTGGTATTGCGACCGTTGTATCAGGAGGTGATATTGCCCAACTTAGCCTACATCGGCGGTCCCTCGGAAGTGCCTTATTGGTTGCAGCTAAAGGGGATCTTCGACCGTTTTGACGTGCCTTTTCCCATGTTATTGCCGCGAAATTTTGCCCTGTACATCAACTCCGTCAGCCAAAAACGTGCCGAAAAATTGGGCGTAACGGTAGAAGAACTGTTTTGGGATGATGTAAAACTGCGCAAAACATTTGTCGAGAAAACTTCTACGTTATCGTTAGAGTTGAGTCAGGAAAAGAAAGCCATTGAAGAAGTGTTCGTAACTATTTTACATAAAGCCATTTCCATTGATAAAACTCTGGAAGGGGCCGTCAACGCCGAAAAGACAAAAGTGCTTAATACGTTGGAAAATGTAGAAAAGCGCCTTCAAAAAGCCGAAGAACGCAATTACGAAACGGAAGTAAATCAATTGTTGGGCTTAAAGGCAAAACTGTTTCCTAACGGAAGTTTACAGGAACGGAGTGATAACTTTTTGAACTTTTACCTGAATGATCACCTGTTTTTAGGAAAACTGCTGGATACTTTCGATCCGCTGGACTTTTCGTTTAATATTCTGACGGATGAAGAGGGTGAAGAAGAGACTGTGACGGTCGCTAATTCAGCCGGCGTGAGCAGTCAACGATAG